The following coding sequences are from one Eublepharis macularius isolate TG4126 chromosome 19, MPM_Emac_v1.0, whole genome shotgun sequence window:
- the CLPP gene encoding ATP-dependent Clp protease proteolytic subunit, mitochondrial, translated as MLQRLVHPVRLGCHLYVARNVHFSPRSHIPLIPIVVEQTGRGERAYDIYSRLLRERIVCVMGPIDDNVASLVIAQLLFLQSESNKKPIHMYINSPGGTVTSGLAIYDTMQYILNPICTWCVGQAASMGSLLLAAGSPGMRHSLPNSRIMIHQPSGGARGQATDIAIQAEEILKLKKQINGLYAKHTKQTLEVIESAMERDRYMSPVEAQEFGILDKVLVHPPHDGEDEPELVHKEAPPTPTPSSSSAEP; from the exons ATGTTGCAAAGGCTAGTG cacCCTGTTCGGCTGGGTTGTCACCTGTATGTGGCTCGAAACGTCCATTTCTCTCCCAGAAGCCACATTCCTCTTATTCCCATTGTAGTGGAACAGACG GGCCGGGGGGAGCGCGCCTATGACATCTACTCTCGCCTCCTGAGGGAGCGCATTGTTTGTGTGATGGGCCCG ATTGATGACAACGTGGCCAGTTTGGTTATCGCCCAGCTGCTTTTCCTGCAGTCGGAAAGCAACAAGAAGCCCATCCACATGTATATTAACagcccag GTGGCACAGTGACATCAGGGCTGGCTATTTACGACACTATGCAGTATATCCTGAACCCCATCTGCACATGGTGTGTGGGCCAGGCGGCCAGCATGGGCTCTCTGCTGCTGGCGGCTGGGTCACCGGGGATGCGTCACTCCCTGCCGAACTCACGCATCATGATCCACCAGCCCTCGGGAGGGGCACGG GGCCAGGCGACAGACATTGCCATCCAGGCCGAGGAAATCCTGAAGCTGAAGAAACAGATCAATGGCCTCTACGCCAAACACACAAAGCAGACCCTGGAGGTGATTG AGTCTGCTATGGAGAGGGATCGATATATGAGTCCTGTAGAAGCCCAGGAGTTTGGCATCTTGGACAAGGTGCTTGTCCATCCTCCGCACGATGGAGAAGATGAACCAGAACTGGTGCATAAAGAGGCACCCCCTACGCCCACTCCCTCCTCTTCTTCGGCAGAACCCTGA